The following are encoded together in the Montipora foliosa isolate CH-2021 chromosome 12, ASM3666993v2, whole genome shotgun sequence genome:
- the LOC137980788 gene encoding uncharacterized protein: protein MAELLVGVLFMLWVTALEKVLRNRRAAFRLSKKNYLRNQRYRIFRFRQTQRFLALVGIAVCGLTRVCRIFHYRSVWVRERSSDWWHRVVNRTWTADDWRKNFRMCKETLNHICDELAPEISRQNTRFRRAIPTRQRVAVALWRLATNVEYRTISHLFGIGKSTACGIVHDVCRAIVQTLLPIYIQLPQGERLDETIRGFERIKRFPQVGGAIDGCHIPIIAPEEHHEDYHNRKGYHSIILQGVVDPKYCFTDVFIGWPGRVHDARVLANSPLYGLGQNGTLFPPNKTEVINGVTIPVVIIGDAAYPDNGRLTPSQRAFNNNLSSTRMAVEIAFGRLKGRWRILLKRLDMKTQNVPLAVGACCTLHNICEIHGEAFDDNWWPNDNDDDDNLDDDGDGGVAVAALHPAVAMRNAISLNFRMQINTVVEDVNDNHSYDFYLNKQ, encoded by the coding sequence ATGGCGGAACTGTTGGTCGGAGTTTTGTTTATGTTGTGGGTTACTGCTCTGGAGAAAGTTCTTCGTAACCGCAGAGCTGCTTTTCGTTTGTCAAAGAAAAATTATCTACGGAATCAACGCTACCGTATCTTTCGATTTCGGCAAACACAACGATTTTTGGCACTCGTTGGCATAGCAGTTTGTGGACTGACAAGGGTTTGTAGAATTTTTCATTATCGCTCAGTCTGGGTGAGGGAACGTAGTTCTGACTGGTGGCACCGTGTTGTTAACAGAACGTGGACTGCAGATGACTGGCGCAAAAACTTCCGCATGTGTAAGGAAACCTTAAACCACATTTGCGatgagcttgctcctgaaatatctcggcaaaatacAAGATTTCGGAGAGCTATACCTACGCGCCAAAGGGTTGCTGTTGCACTATGGAGGCTTGCCACAAATGTAGAGTATCGAACAATCAGCCACTTATTTGGCATTGGAAAATCTACGGCTTGTGGTATTGTGCACGATGTTTGTAGAGCCATTGTTCAAACTCTTCTTCCAATATACATTCAACTGCCCCAAGGAGAGCGCCTTGATGAAACTATTCGTGGCTTTGAGAGAATTAAGAGATTTCCTCAAGTTGGTGGAGCAATCGATGGTTGTCATATTCCTATCATAGCCCCGGAGGAACATCATGAAGATTACCACAACAGAAAGGGGTACCATTCAATTATCTTACAAGGTGTTGTGGATCCAAAATACTGCTTTACCGATGTATTCATTGGTTGGCCTGGACGAGTACATGATGCTAGGGTGCTGGCGAATTCTCCCCTTTACGGTCTTGGCCAAAATGGAACTCTTTTTCCACCCAACAAAACTGAAGTCATAAATGGTGTAACGATCCCTGTTGTCATAATTGGCGATGCAGCGTATCCTGATAATGGCCGGCTGACCCCAAGTCAGAGAGCCTTCAATAACAACCTAAGCAGCACCCGAATGGCCGTGGAAATTGCATTTGGGCGACTCAAAGGACGCTGGAGGATTTTGCTTAAGCGCCTAGACATGAAAACACAGAATGTACCATTGGCAGTGGGCGCATGTTGTACCCTTCACAACATTTGTGAGATTCACGGTGAGGCATTTGATGACAACTGGTGGccaaatgataatgatgatgatgacaatttgGATGATGATGGGGATGGTGGTGTAGCAGTTGCAGCCCTCCATCCAGCAGTAGCAATGCGAAATGCCATCTCTTTAAACTTTCGAATGCAAATAAACACTGTTGTTGAAGATGTGAATGATAATCACAGCTATGACTTCTACTTAAATAAGCAGTAG